Proteins found in one Mycteria americana isolate JAX WOST 10 ecotype Jacksonville Zoo and Gardens chromosome 8, USCA_MyAme_1.0, whole genome shotgun sequence genomic segment:
- the EXOC3L1 gene encoding exocyst complex component 3-like protein isoform X2 encodes MGMSAEDERAASPRDEEWPEAEKAEKLARGAALKWASGVFYCPEKLEGLGQYRSRETQRNSSIQSRLKSTVQSYLEGVGVGLEQLRLAAQEVQSVCQDLGAARWALLDSADRFQGLQQMRALMAEHVQLASVVQVLPQLFSVHEVFSHTLQLLHGQHLLEAHAELMMMEHLRDDILSQLHLRGLSSAQATVLSYFGGLQELNESLAKQLWDIVGSSLRLVREDPVLFVTAVRIIEREEKIDDTLLLEATFLPPGRPKGWRQKFYHVLQETITGAHFHAACMDAEGPGLARHLAALQKDIVSELRVVKDLMVQCVPAHYNILRVCTATYHQALTSHLQDILREDLDKQALFLLLEWALRVYHSPEMMGHPDLLPEVDVSALGPLMSPELVDQTERKYVVKVKASVLEWMQRTLEVEFKEWFREEEPEMDHQGFFQSALPVIVMQMLNENIQVASLITDSLQQKVYNMALEELEAFLVRLREALVQCGKEHQKDRTIPKYYVSYLLAMLNNNLALSSSVSSLHPDTAHREVPTSLRAALERMQKKACQLLLEELLLDLQPLCLQLPSRKWLSGSQLVSSMCEVIDKYAKDFSHVRKPVFMLLLMESELLVASQYLRALMQKKMVCKSEEERGQLCDRLLQDAMLLRELFCGLVRGAQVLREAGAGP; translated from the exons ACGAGGAGTGGCCGGAAGCGGAGAAGGCTGAGAAGTTGGCGAGAGGAGCTGCTCTGAAATGGGCTTCAGGGGTGTTTTACTGCCCCGAGAAACTGGAGGGGCTTGGGCAGTACAGGAGCCGAGAGACGCAGAGGAACAGCTCCATCCAGTCCCGGCTGAAG TCAACTGTCCAGTCCTACCTGGAGGGGGTAggtgtggggctggagcagctgcggTTGGCGGCCCAGGAGGTGCAGAGCGTGTGCCAGGACCTGGGGGCTGCACGGTGGGCCCTGCTCGACAGTGCAGACCGCTTCCAGGGCCTCCAGCAGATGCGGGCGCTGATGGCGGAGCACGTGCAGCTGGCCTCGGTGGTCCAGGTGCTGCCCCAGCTCTTCTCGG tGCACGAGGTTTTTTCCCATACCCTGCAGCTGCTCCATGGGCAGCACCTCCTGGAGGCACATGCAGAGCTCATGATGATGGAGCACCTCCGGGATGacatcctctcccagctgcacctCCGCGGGCTCTCCAGTGCCCAGGCAACTGTGCTGTCCTACTTTGGTGGCCTGCAGGAGCTCAACGAGagcctggccaagcagctgtgggacatcgtgggcagcagcctgcggCTGGTGCGTGAGGACCCAGTTCTCTTTGTCACCGCTGTAAGGATCATCGAGCGGGAGGAGAAAATAGATGATACTCTGCTTCTGGAGGCCACCTTCCTGCCCCCTGGCCGCCCAAAGGGCTGGAGGCAGAAGTTTTACCATGTTCTCCAGGAGACAATCACAGGAGCCCACTTTCATGCCGCCTGCATGGATGCTGAGGGGCCAGGGCTGGCCAGGCACCTGGCAGCACTGCAGAAGGACATTGTGTCTGAGCTGCGTGTGGTGAAGGACCTGATGGTCCAGTGTGTCCCAGCTCACTACAACATCCTCAGGGTCTGCACTGCCACCTACCACCAGGCCCTCACCAGCCACCTCCAGGACATCCTCCGAGAGGACCTGGACAAACAGgcgctcttcctcctccttgagTGGGCACTTCGTGTGTACCACAG cccagAGATGATGGGTCACCCTGACCTTCTCCCAGAAGTGGACGTTTCTGCTCTGGGCCCCTTGATGTCCCCTGAGCTTGTGGATCAGACAGAGAGGAAATATGTGGTGAAAGTCAAG GCTAGTGTGCTTGAGTGGATGCAGAGGACCCTTGAGGTGGAGTTCAAGGAATGGTTCAGGGAAGAGGAACCTGAGATGGATCATCAGGGCTTCTTCCAGTCAGCCCTGCCCGTCATTGTCATGCAG ATGCTGAATGAGAATATCCAGGTAGCCTCCTTGATCACTGACTCCCTGCAGCAGAAGGTCTACAACATGGCCTTGGAGGAGCTCGAGGCATTTCTGGTCCG TCTGCGGGAAGCCCTAGTGCAATGCGGGAAGGAGCACCAGAAGGACCGTACTATACCTAAGTACTATGTCTCCTACCTGTTGGCCATGCTCAACAACAACCTGGCTCTCAG CTCCTCTGTCTCCTCTCTGCACCCCGACACTGCCCACAGAGAAGTCCCCACATCCCTCCGGGCTGCTCTAGAGAGGATGCAGAAGAAAGCCTGCCaactgctgctggaggagctgctcctggacCTGCAG cccctctgcctgcagctgccttccCGCAAGTGGCTCTCTGGGTCCCAGCTCGTCAGCAGCATGTGTGAAGTGATTGACAAGTATGCAAAGGACTTCTCCCACGTCAGGAAACCTGTCTTCATG ctcctgctgatggAGAGTGAGCTCCTGGTGGCAAGCCAGTACCTGCGGGCACTCATGCAGAAGAAGATGGTGTGCAAGAGCGAGGAGGAGCGGGGCCAGCTCTGCGACCGCCTGCTGCAGGACGCCATGCTGCTCCGGGAGCTCTTCTGTGGCCTGGTGAGAGGTGCCCAGGTGCTGCGGGAAGCCGGGGCTGGGCCATGA
- the EXOC3L1 gene encoding exocyst complex component 3-like protein isoform X1, producing MGMSAEDERAASPRDEEWPEAEKAEKLARGAALKWASGVFYCPEKLEGLGQYRSRETQRNSSIQSRLKSTVQSYLEGVGVGLEQLRLAAQEVQSVCQDLGAARWALLDSADRFQGLQQMRALMAEHVQLASVVQVLPQLFSVHEVFSHTLQLLHGQHLLEAHAELMMMEHLRDDILSQLHLRGLSSAQATVLSYFGGLQELNESLAKQLWDIVGSSLRLVREDPVLFVTAVRIIEREEKIDDTLLLEATFLPPGRPKGWRQKFYHVLQETITGAHFHAACMDAEGPGLARHLAALQKDIVSELRVVKDLMVQCVPAHYNILRVCTATYHQALTSHLQDILREDLDKQALFLLLEWALRVYHSPEMMGHPDLLPEVDVSALGPLMSPELVDQTERKYVVKVKASVLEWMQRTLEVEFKEWFREEEPEMDHQGFFQSALPVIVMQMLNENIQVASLITDSLQQKVYNMALEELEAFLVRLREALVQCGKEHQKDRTIPKYYVSYLLAMLNNNLALSSSVSSLHPDTAHREVPTSLRAALERMQKKACQLLLEELLLDLQPLCLQLPSRKWLSGSQLVSSMCEVIDKYAKDFSHVRKPVFMLLLMESELLVASQYLRALMQKKMVCKSEEERGQLCDRLLQDAMLLRELFCGLGLDQSQQSLEAVFALRELICLKDPALLSLEVLGFITKYPDISDEHISTLLDLRGDVSKEVRLMVLEMMAQHPQVLPESYRPIFSTILVPAPELPFCLRKGKCA from the exons ACGAGGAGTGGCCGGAAGCGGAGAAGGCTGAGAAGTTGGCGAGAGGAGCTGCTCTGAAATGGGCTTCAGGGGTGTTTTACTGCCCCGAGAAACTGGAGGGGCTTGGGCAGTACAGGAGCCGAGAGACGCAGAGGAACAGCTCCATCCAGTCCCGGCTGAAG TCAACTGTCCAGTCCTACCTGGAGGGGGTAggtgtggggctggagcagctgcggTTGGCGGCCCAGGAGGTGCAGAGCGTGTGCCAGGACCTGGGGGCTGCACGGTGGGCCCTGCTCGACAGTGCAGACCGCTTCCAGGGCCTCCAGCAGATGCGGGCGCTGATGGCGGAGCACGTGCAGCTGGCCTCGGTGGTCCAGGTGCTGCCCCAGCTCTTCTCGG tGCACGAGGTTTTTTCCCATACCCTGCAGCTGCTCCATGGGCAGCACCTCCTGGAGGCACATGCAGAGCTCATGATGATGGAGCACCTCCGGGATGacatcctctcccagctgcacctCCGCGGGCTCTCCAGTGCCCAGGCAACTGTGCTGTCCTACTTTGGTGGCCTGCAGGAGCTCAACGAGagcctggccaagcagctgtgggacatcgtgggcagcagcctgcggCTGGTGCGTGAGGACCCAGTTCTCTTTGTCACCGCTGTAAGGATCATCGAGCGGGAGGAGAAAATAGATGATACTCTGCTTCTGGAGGCCACCTTCCTGCCCCCTGGCCGCCCAAAGGGCTGGAGGCAGAAGTTTTACCATGTTCTCCAGGAGACAATCACAGGAGCCCACTTTCATGCCGCCTGCATGGATGCTGAGGGGCCAGGGCTGGCCAGGCACCTGGCAGCACTGCAGAAGGACATTGTGTCTGAGCTGCGTGTGGTGAAGGACCTGATGGTCCAGTGTGTCCCAGCTCACTACAACATCCTCAGGGTCTGCACTGCCACCTACCACCAGGCCCTCACCAGCCACCTCCAGGACATCCTCCGAGAGGACCTGGACAAACAGgcgctcttcctcctccttgagTGGGCACTTCGTGTGTACCACAG cccagAGATGATGGGTCACCCTGACCTTCTCCCAGAAGTGGACGTTTCTGCTCTGGGCCCCTTGATGTCCCCTGAGCTTGTGGATCAGACAGAGAGGAAATATGTGGTGAAAGTCAAG GCTAGTGTGCTTGAGTGGATGCAGAGGACCCTTGAGGTGGAGTTCAAGGAATGGTTCAGGGAAGAGGAACCTGAGATGGATCATCAGGGCTTCTTCCAGTCAGCCCTGCCCGTCATTGTCATGCAG ATGCTGAATGAGAATATCCAGGTAGCCTCCTTGATCACTGACTCCCTGCAGCAGAAGGTCTACAACATGGCCTTGGAGGAGCTCGAGGCATTTCTGGTCCG TCTGCGGGAAGCCCTAGTGCAATGCGGGAAGGAGCACCAGAAGGACCGTACTATACCTAAGTACTATGTCTCCTACCTGTTGGCCATGCTCAACAACAACCTGGCTCTCAG CTCCTCTGTCTCCTCTCTGCACCCCGACACTGCCCACAGAGAAGTCCCCACATCCCTCCGGGCTGCTCTAGAGAGGATGCAGAAGAAAGCCTGCCaactgctgctggaggagctgctcctggacCTGCAG cccctctgcctgcagctgccttccCGCAAGTGGCTCTCTGGGTCCCAGCTCGTCAGCAGCATGTGTGAAGTGATTGACAAGTATGCAAAGGACTTCTCCCACGTCAGGAAACCTGTCTTCATG ctcctgctgatggAGAGTGAGCTCCTGGTGGCAAGCCAGTACCTGCGGGCACTCATGCAGAAGAAGATGGTGTGCAAGAGCGAGGAGGAGCGGGGCCAGCTCTGCGACCGCCTGCTGCAGGACGCCATGCTGCTCCGGGAGCTCTTCTGTGGCCTG GGTCTGGACCAGAGCCAACAGAGCCTGGAGGCTGTCTTTGCCCTGCGGGAGCTGATCTGCCTCAAAGACCCAGCACTACTCAGCTTGGAGGTGCTGGGCTTCATCACCAAGTACCCTGACATCAG CGATGAGCACATCTCCACCTTGCTGGATCTGCGGGGTGACGTCTCCAAGGAGGTGCGGCTCATGGTGCTGGAAATGATGGcgcagcacccccaggtcctgcCCGAGAGCTACCGGCCCATCTTCAGCACCATCCTGGTCCCCGCGCCAGAGCTGCCCTTCTGCCTTCGCAAGGGCAAGTGTGCCTGA
- the CTRL gene encoding chymotrypsin-like protease CTRL-1 produces MPPITALQCSPSPAPQAAVRTDTTHYSDSPSTPGCLLAACSHVPVCVSRCQVWPVTTAHSWQKAAGEPCPAWLRAMQLLATVTLVAPGAQPCPPRMAFLWAVACLALASTVSACGVPAIKPSVHYSGRIVNRQNAMPASWPWQVSLQVRHCPAPWAGGSIGALGTAAARHGELGAEVGRWAGTKGTATPSACPQLQGGLSLPSTSSSSLFPPQTHSGSHFCGGSLINKNWVITAAHCEFNPYSHVIILGEYDRGSNMKSVQVKTVARQAITNPSWNPYNLNNDITLLKLSLPAQLGPHVSPVCLAPTNLALPTNLQCVTTSWGHTSMNSQALAAHLQQVTLPLIFWSQCMQYWGNQTTSSMLCAGRVGASSCQGDSDRPLVYQNGNIWTLINIVSWGNSNCNVRTPAIYAHVSQFQNWIDYVVAQG; encoded by the exons ATGCCCCCCATCACAGCCCTGCAGTGCTCTCCCTCTCCagctccacaggctgcagtgagAACTGACACAACTCATTACAGCGATAGCCCAAGCACACCAGGGTGCCTTTTGGCAGCATGTTCCCACGTCCCCGTTTGTGTAAGTAGGTGCCAGGTTTGGCCCGTCACCACTGCCCACAGctggcagaaggcagcagggGAACCTTGCCCTGCCTGGCTACGAGCCATGCAGCTCCTGGCCACTGTAACACTCGTGGCCCCGGGGGCACAGCCATGTCCTCCCAGGATGGCGTTTCTGTGGGCAGTTGCCTGCTTGGCCCTTGCCAGCACCGTCTCAG cctgtggggtgCCCGCCATCAAACCCTCGGTGCACTACAGTGGGAGGATTGTCAACAGGCAGAACGCGATGCCTGCCTCATGGCCCTGGCAGGTGTCCCTGCAGGTACGACATTGTCCCGCTCCCTGGGCAGGGGGCAGCATCGGTGCCCTCGGCACGGCAGCAGCACGGCACGGCGAGCTGGGTGCTGAGGTTGGGAGGTGGGCAGGCACCAAGGGGACTGCAACAccctctgcctgtccccagctTCAGGGGGGGctcagcctgcccagcaccagctcttcctccctctttcctccccagacCCACTCAGGATCCCACTTCTGCGGTGGCTCCTTGATCAACAAGAACTGGGTCATCACAGCTGCCCACTGCGAATTCAA CCCGTACTCCCATGTCATCATCCTTGGGGAATATGACCGTGGCTCCAACATGAAGTCCGTTCAAGTGAAGACCGTGGCCAGG CAGGCCATCACAAACCCCAGCTGGAACCCCTACAACCTCAACAATGACATCACCCTGCTGAAGCTCTCCTTGCCTGCCCAGCTGGGACCCCACGTGTCCCCCGTCTGCCTGGCCCCCACCAACCTGGCTCTGCCCACCAACCTCCAGTGTGTCACCACCAGCTGGGGACACACCAGCATGAACT CCCAAGCCTTGGCAGCGCACCTGCAGCAGGTAACCCTGCCCTTGATCTTCTGGAGCCAGTGCATGCAGTACTGGGGCAACCAGACCACCAGCTCCATGCTCTGTGCTGGCAGGGTCGGCGCCTCCTCCTGCCAG GGTGACTCTGACAGACCTCTGGTATACCAGAATGGGAACATCTGGACCTTGATCAACATAGTCTCCTGGGGAAACAGCAACTGCAACGTCCGCACACCCGCCATCTACGCCCACGTAAGCCAGTTCCAAAACTGGATCGATTACGTTGTTGCTCAgggatag
- the EXOC3L1 gene encoding exocyst complex component 3-like protein isoform X3: MGFRGVLLPRETGGAWAVQEPRDAEEQLHPVPAEVHEVFSHTLQLLHGQHLLEAHAELMMMEHLRDDILSQLHLRGLSSAQATVLSYFGGLQELNESLAKQLWDIVGSSLRLVREDPVLFVTAVRIIEREEKIDDTLLLEATFLPPGRPKGWRQKFYHVLQETITGAHFHAACMDAEGPGLARHLAALQKDIVSELRVVKDLMVQCVPAHYNILRVCTATYHQALTSHLQDILREDLDKQALFLLLEWALRVYHSPEMMGHPDLLPEVDVSALGPLMSPELVDQTERKYVVKVKASVLEWMQRTLEVEFKEWFREEEPEMDHQGFFQSALPVIVMQMLNENIQVASLITDSLQQKVYNMALEELEAFLVRLREALVQCGKEHQKDRTIPKYYVSYLLAMLNNNLALSSSVSSLHPDTAHREVPTSLRAALERMQKKACQLLLEELLLDLQPLCLQLPSRKWLSGSQLVSSMCEVIDKYAKDFSHVRKPVFMLLLMESELLVASQYLRALMQKKMVCKSEEERGQLCDRLLQDAMLLRELFCGLGLDQSQQSLEAVFALRELICLKDPALLSLEVLGFITKYPDISDEHISTLLDLRGDVSKEVRLMVLEMMAQHPQVLPESYRPIFSTILVPAPELPFCLRKGKCA; this comes from the exons ATGGGCTTCAGGGGTGTTTTACTGCCCCGAGAAACTGGAGGGGCTTGGGCAGTACAGGAGCCGAGAGACGCAGAGGAACAGCTCCATCCAGTCCCGGCTGAAG tGCACGAGGTTTTTTCCCATACCCTGCAGCTGCTCCATGGGCAGCACCTCCTGGAGGCACATGCAGAGCTCATGATGATGGAGCACCTCCGGGATGacatcctctcccagctgcacctCCGCGGGCTCTCCAGTGCCCAGGCAACTGTGCTGTCCTACTTTGGTGGCCTGCAGGAGCTCAACGAGagcctggccaagcagctgtgggacatcgtgggcagcagcctgcggCTGGTGCGTGAGGACCCAGTTCTCTTTGTCACCGCTGTAAGGATCATCGAGCGGGAGGAGAAAATAGATGATACTCTGCTTCTGGAGGCCACCTTCCTGCCCCCTGGCCGCCCAAAGGGCTGGAGGCAGAAGTTTTACCATGTTCTCCAGGAGACAATCACAGGAGCCCACTTTCATGCCGCCTGCATGGATGCTGAGGGGCCAGGGCTGGCCAGGCACCTGGCAGCACTGCAGAAGGACATTGTGTCTGAGCTGCGTGTGGTGAAGGACCTGATGGTCCAGTGTGTCCCAGCTCACTACAACATCCTCAGGGTCTGCACTGCCACCTACCACCAGGCCCTCACCAGCCACCTCCAGGACATCCTCCGAGAGGACCTGGACAAACAGgcgctcttcctcctccttgagTGGGCACTTCGTGTGTACCACAG cccagAGATGATGGGTCACCCTGACCTTCTCCCAGAAGTGGACGTTTCTGCTCTGGGCCCCTTGATGTCCCCTGAGCTTGTGGATCAGACAGAGAGGAAATATGTGGTGAAAGTCAAG GCTAGTGTGCTTGAGTGGATGCAGAGGACCCTTGAGGTGGAGTTCAAGGAATGGTTCAGGGAAGAGGAACCTGAGATGGATCATCAGGGCTTCTTCCAGTCAGCCCTGCCCGTCATTGTCATGCAG ATGCTGAATGAGAATATCCAGGTAGCCTCCTTGATCACTGACTCCCTGCAGCAGAAGGTCTACAACATGGCCTTGGAGGAGCTCGAGGCATTTCTGGTCCG TCTGCGGGAAGCCCTAGTGCAATGCGGGAAGGAGCACCAGAAGGACCGTACTATACCTAAGTACTATGTCTCCTACCTGTTGGCCATGCTCAACAACAACCTGGCTCTCAG CTCCTCTGTCTCCTCTCTGCACCCCGACACTGCCCACAGAGAAGTCCCCACATCCCTCCGGGCTGCTCTAGAGAGGATGCAGAAGAAAGCCTGCCaactgctgctggaggagctgctcctggacCTGCAG cccctctgcctgcagctgccttccCGCAAGTGGCTCTCTGGGTCCCAGCTCGTCAGCAGCATGTGTGAAGTGATTGACAAGTATGCAAAGGACTTCTCCCACGTCAGGAAACCTGTCTTCATG ctcctgctgatggAGAGTGAGCTCCTGGTGGCAAGCCAGTACCTGCGGGCACTCATGCAGAAGAAGATGGTGTGCAAGAGCGAGGAGGAGCGGGGCCAGCTCTGCGACCGCCTGCTGCAGGACGCCATGCTGCTCCGGGAGCTCTTCTGTGGCCTG GGTCTGGACCAGAGCCAACAGAGCCTGGAGGCTGTCTTTGCCCTGCGGGAGCTGATCTGCCTCAAAGACCCAGCACTACTCAGCTTGGAGGTGCTGGGCTTCATCACCAAGTACCCTGACATCAG CGATGAGCACATCTCCACCTTGCTGGATCTGCGGGGTGACGTCTCCAAGGAGGTGCGGCTCATGGTGCTGGAAATGATGGcgcagcacccccaggtcctgcCCGAGAGCTACCGGCCCATCTTCAGCACCATCCTGGTCCCCGCGCCAGAGCTGCCCTTCTGCCTTCGCAAGGGCAAGTGTGCCTGA